Proteins encoded by one window of Salmonirosea aquatica:
- a CDS encoding outer membrane beta-barrel protein codes for MKTGTTFLLACALLLCAESYAQNNQPFSFGLMGGLNIVGSYQTGANLTHANGGLAGLDLGYSFSKNADNISLHFQPHWESFTGKVPHSYSSNGFHFQSLNLPIILRYSILSQSKIRPFAEFGAGYVVRLKTINKKNAIVCPFATPCYSMGVVDEELLPGSKHNNLIVLAGVGAELQFGTIKVPISIRMNEGTGTFSLKRSYNDRDPFTDLKTRTIQLVAGVNF; via the coding sequence ATGAAAACCGGTACTACTTTCCTACTAGCATGTGCTTTGTTATTGTGTGCCGAGTCTTACGCACAGAATAATCAGCCGTTTTCATTTGGCTTAATGGGCGGGCTAAATATTGTAGGTTCCTATCAAACAGGAGCAAATCTGACCCATGCGAATGGAGGGTTAGCGGGGTTGGATTTAGGCTATTCTTTTTCCAAAAATGCAGACAATATAAGCCTTCATTTCCAGCCCCATTGGGAAAGTTTTACCGGTAAAGTGCCTCATTCATACTCTTCTAATGGATTTCATTTCCAATCGCTCAACCTGCCTATTATCCTGCGATATAGTATTCTTAGCCAATCGAAAATTCGACCTTTTGCTGAATTCGGAGCAGGGTATGTAGTCAGGCTAAAAACCATCAACAAAAAAAATGCGATAGTCTGTCCTTTTGCTACCCCATGCTATTCAATGGGCGTGGTCGATGAGGAGCTTTTGCCTGGTTCGAAGCACAATAATCTGATTGTGTTAGCTGGCGTGGGTGCGGAGCTGCAATTTGGTACCATAAAAGTCCCGATTTCGATCCGAATGAACGAAGGAACCGGAACATTTTCGTTGAAGCGGAGCTATAATGATCGAGATCCGTTCACTGATTTAAAGACCCGAACCATCCAATTGGTTGCCGGAGTCAATTTTTAA
- a CDS encoding Dabb family protein — MALTNRRTFLQKAGLAAVGTSPLLPEPARKKDLLVHHVFFYLKDPQNAQHESQLLEGLGKLAQISTIQLSHIGRPARTSGDAIEKGYSLSWLCFFKNLIEEEIYQTDPIHLKFLEDYAHLWEKRVVYNALGKKG, encoded by the coding sequence ATGGCCCTAACGAACCGCCGAACTTTCCTCCAAAAAGCGGGTCTTGCCGCCGTAGGTACCTCTCCGCTGCTGCCCGAACCAGCACGCAAAAAAGACCTTTTGGTCCATCACGTCTTTTTCTATTTGAAAGATCCGCAAAACGCGCAGCACGAATCTCAACTTCTCGAAGGACTCGGAAAGCTTGCCCAAATTTCCACCATACAGCTTTCTCACATCGGGCGCCCCGCCCGCACCAGCGGCGATGCCATCGAAAAGGGGTACTCGCTCTCATGGCTGTGTTTTTTCAAGAATCTTATCGAAGAGGAAATCTACCAGACCGACCCGATTCATCTGAAATTTCTGGAAGACTACGCGCACTTGTGGGAAAAGCGCGTGGTGTACAACGCGCTGGGGAAGAAAGGGTAG